One genomic window of Oryctolagus cuniculus chromosome 11, mOryCun1.1, whole genome shotgun sequence includes the following:
- the LOC138844264 gene encoding salivary glue protein Sgs-3-like, which produces MLVTVTATTTSTTLVTTVTTITINTTTINTTITTSTTLVTTVTTITTSITTITTLVTTSTTITTINTIITTTTTTTTITIIITTITTTITTLVTTVTTVTITTITTSITTICRALVHPNEGRQVGRSPVAQPPTPETEAAGSRVKQELHHYCAVSLV; this is translated from the coding sequence ATGCTCGTCACGGTCACAGctaccaccaccagcaccaccctggtcaccaccgtcaccaccatcaccatcaacaccaccaccatcaacaccaccatcaccaccagcaccaccctggtcaccaccgtcaccaccatcaccaccagcatcaccaccatcaccaccctggtcaccaccagcaccaccatcaccaccatcaacaccatcatcaccaccaccaccaccaccaccaccatcaccatcatcatcaccaccatcaccaccaccatcaccaccctgGTCACCACCGTCaccaccgtcaccatcaccaccatcaccaccagcatcaccaccatcTGCAGGGCcttagtccacccgaacgagGGAAGGCAAGTGGGCCGCTCGCCCGTGGCCCAGCCCCCGACCCCGGAGACGGAGGCAGCGGGGAGCCGAGTCAAACAGGAGCTGCATCATTACTGCGCAGTTAGCCTCGTTTAA